CACAATTTCGCAAGCGACTGCGTAAACTAATTAAGATACAAGTAAATGTTTACTTAGTTCAAGTATTGTTATCAAATTTCCATAAGCGCCAGAAAATACACATTTGTTCGGTATTCAAGTTCTGAACTTGAcctttacctacttattttaagttGAATCCATGAAAgtccaaaatttttttaaagtataaattgtataattacCATTGTGCTAGCGCGATGTGCTAGCAGTGTGCGTTTAAGTTGACGCAGTCGCTAGAGTTTAATGCCGAGTAAAACTCATAGcgagtttttgaagtgaaaacttctttagcggcgctgggcactttttgaggtggggaaaaaatgataaccttgagacagcgtaaggcgatcacgtgaccgtaaggtttagatggccactcatttagatggcatttaaatcaataaagaaaaactctatgacattacatgaaaaaggttctaatcttgtacgggttaaaatacgaggatctcacagttacattctaactttatatcactcaaatataattcaataaagctacatcttgacgaaatcgctaataaaagtgaactctagtactggtggaTAAAAcccaaaatatcatgaccaaatatatttagatgccaggccccaatttcaccacggtgacaggtgcgacaattgtaaaatcactgttgctgacgtcacaggcatccatgggctacggttaccacttaccatcgggcgggccgtattcctgtttgccaccgtcattgttttattaaaaaaaactttattataccggaaagaaacagatatttcttttgcgaagtttctgacaattgtcaagatttagaagaattgtaggtaattcttgacaggtaatgcgttatatgtcggaatttcgtgacaattgtagtgtttcttgtgacaattgtcataaacttagcaagagaaatatctgtttttttccgatataataaagttttttttaataaaacaatgatggtggcaaacaggaatacggcccgcccaatggtaagcggtaaccgtagcccatggatgcctgtgacgtcagcaacagtgatgttttacaattgtcgcacctgtcaccgtggtgaaattggagccaggtctgcaaggtaactttacaatttctattcgaattttaaacaattaacactacaaatttgaatttcgaattttaaacaagctcactgaccagcactttcggaactaaagtttttctaTAGAAAGGAGGAttggtcaattatacatagtgctgcagacattttggactattcattgagttttcacttctgtcggcactcccggagtgcaactcgttgtttttttttataccacgtcgtTGGCAAACgggcatacggcccgcctgatggtaagcagtatAATTCCttacaaatcatttatttctctatggtaaaaaataggaACAAAATGCGTCATGATTGGACCAACACTTATATACGAACCAAATTCATTTCCACATGTTAAAACTATGATACTGCTAACTATTTTATACTTGAAAAACGCAGCAACCGCTGGTATTATCATGATGACGGTGTGCCCAAGAAAGCTATCGCTTACATTTGTGTCCTAATATCTAATAAATATGCCTAAAGCAGTCGAAATGGCAATATTAATTTATGATGCCATTTTGTACTGTTAGAAACACAAGAGTTTAAAATTATGTAGCTTATGTATGACTTTctataatacttatttatattcCGTGtacttgtttacattatttataacttaactaaatattattcaaatttacgTTTGTTTTAGGTTAGTACTTATATTTTGTAGTCCGCAAATTAATCACAGACTACCTAAATATCTTGTCGGAGTGGTCGTTGTTGGCCCTGAtatgacgaccacgaccactctgacaagagtgtgacgacaaagaagaagaagaaatatctTAGATATGAAATCATTGAAAACCGAATAACTATTCTACAATAAAATTGCAATTTTGTATATAGGAGTACCTACTGAACAAAGGCATCGTATCGCGTGCATCATTGATGAAACGATAGTTGGGGCGTGGCCAAGTCCCCTTAAGGAATACTTAGAGGTAATTCAGAAGGTCTAACCTAAAATCAAGTGTAAACGCCATTGTAAATTTATGAAAATTGTGTTTATTGTAATAAATAGGATTAAAACTATAGAAAAGTATTAAAAGTATTTGCATTTGCACTTGCACGGCGGCAGCGGCTTGGGCTCGAGAGAGCATGGAATCGGCGGAGCCACGATGAAGCTCTTCACGGGGAtgggctgcggcggcggcgcgcagctgcacggcggcgccggcgcggggTAGTACGCCGGTGGCGGCGGAGGAGCTGACAAGTacatcggcggcggcgcgggAGCAGGGAGAAATAGTGGCGGCGGACAAACCGGAGGCGGCAGCGCTAATGGAGCCGGCGCGTACTGAGGAAGCGGCGCGTACTGAGGAGGCGGCGCCTGCAGCAGTAAAGGAGCTGGTGGCGCAGCAGGCTTCTGGTACACTATCTGCGGTGGAGGCGGCGGAGGAGCTTGCAGCAAGACCTGTTGAGGCGGCGGTGGTGGAGCCATTAGGAGTTGTGGAGGCGGTGATGGCGGTGCCTGCAACAACAACGGCTGCGGCGGAGGCGGGGGCGGGGGTGGGGGTGCCGCGTAGACAACTTGAGGCGGCGGTGGGAGTAAGCACGGTGGAAGAGACGGCGCCGGGAGGACTAATGGCGGAGGCGCACATGGGGGCGCGGGTAGAACGAGTGGCGGAGGCGGGGGAGGCAGTAGAAGAGGTGGAGGAGCCGGCGCCTGCAGGTATACAGGCGGTGGTGGTAACGCCGGCAGAGCCGCACAAGGGGGCGGCGCGGGTAAAACAATTGACGGCGGAGGCGGCGGAGGAAATAGAAGAGGTGGAGGTAAACACGGCGGTGGGGCCGAAGCATAGAGAAGCGGTGACACTGGTGGTGGCGGCGCGTTGGCCGGCATCAACAGAATAGTCGGTGGCCCATCAAGGCAGTCATCTGAAATGTGATTATAATTAGGTTTTGTCGAATGCTGTATGAAAATACACGCAATTACGTCTAATTTTGATTGAGCAAGTGTatctttgtaaataaatatttaggatAACTTAGACTGAAGAGAAACTAATCACAGAATCTATTAATTAAGTAACAAAAAACTACCTAAGATGCATTATTTAATAACGTAACGTaatttttatcaaaataatatgttacataCCTAAAAGAAGCTTCTTCGGCTTGAATAACCtgtaaacaaaatatatttaaataaagttttgtGAAATCATtagttttactttattttacagATTTATACGCATCGGAGTACTTACGACGCCAAAGCGTTCTTCTTGCATTCCTTCAAATCTTTTAGTGTTTCAAGCTGAAATAAACAAGTCAAAATTTAATGTCGCTAACAATAACAAACACCAACAAATAATAACAATTCACAAACATATCATGAATAAAAGAGTTTTTCTTTGTAGCAACGATTATTTTAATGTTTCTTAAGAAGGGCGTAATGCCAGAAAATTAGAAAGGAACAATAATAATGGCGCGCCGCGCGAAATTTGcgatgaaaataaatgaaagttagacatttttcgtgttttttttctatcgcGCCAACTTTAACCTTTTTTTAGATCTACCCTCGCAAATATCGTCTAGTGTCCGTGTGaattattttattgcatttgcccttgattaaaacgtgtaaaaattcaatataataaCTATAATTTTCCGTTAGACCCCTTTTAATGTAAagaatttaaaactatgtacTTATTCACTATTTACCAGACACAACCCCTTCTCGCTACAGCAAGCCTCTATATGGCTCGTGGCCAGAAGAAATATCCCTAGGGAGGACCAAAAAAAGTGCCCCCCCATTTTTGGTACTTCTCCAACACAAACCgaaaatatttatgaataaatgcTTACCTCAGAATCGTATATAAAGATACGCTAAGGTGGTTTCGTATATTGATGCGATAGTAGCAATGTGATAGCGGCTGTATCGATAGGCCTTCGATCCTGGGAACAGTTGCTCAATTTCTCCTATGATAAGATCGAACGTGTTGATATAAATGAACAAGTTATAAAATCCGATGAAGTAATAAGCTAGGTGTTATTGTGTAAGTACTCGATTGTTGAATAACACATGAAGTTGTAGACTTCTTGTCTCGGATTCATACAACAAATACCCATATCTATATTGCACTCGGTAACATTCCACATTTAGgttttttgtacattttcgcTCAATGATACTCTTATGGGTACTGTTTGTAAATTTTGAGGAAAAATAAAGTATAATCTGAACGAAGGTACGAATTGAACGAGTCGTCTTAagtacagtggaacctcgatcTGAAGGGAAACGCGAAAAAGTTCTTGTTAACGAGTTTTTGTCTTATTGAGAGTATGGACTTAGAGAGGttcttataggttttatttCGTCTTAAAGAGGTTTCGAGTTACAGGGGTAAAATGAATGAAAAATTCGTATTAGGGAAGTAAATATAACGTATAAAGTACGGCCTTATTAATTTCTTCGAGTTACAGACAGTTGATAAATAATTTCGAAATAGAGAGGTGATATAACAATACGTCTATTCTTTCTGAATTATGCTCCTTTCGGCTATTCTGTCTTGACCTGCCTATTAGTTTACTACGCCCATATTATGACCCTAATGTGGAATGGTTAGCCCCGGGTTagagggatggtgcaagtggccctaagagtcACATGACATGAACCTAGCCGTCGCCAAAATTGTAATACAAAGAAATTAGAGCGAGTAAAAGTTTTACATAGTACCTACAAACCTCTCGCTCttgttatttgtatactatacatttttagcaacgaaaactgGTATCTACTATCACACATAGATTTATGTTGCGTTAATATTCATCCCTTTCATGTCGTTTTAAATACGTTTTAAATAAGTTCAATTGTATCGGAGCGGTTTTTAGGCGGCGGGTTCGTGACTTTTAACTTTTTCGATCGAAGTTGGGCAGTCAAATATGTAAAAACAAAAGTAATGGTGAACAAAAATCggaatttaataatataatgtaCTTTCTTAACAATGGGATGACGCCGAAAATACAATATGCCAATGAATACGTTTGCACAATAAACTCCTTTGTTGTTGTGTAACGTGTTTTATCGAAAACAGATCTGATAATAAACAAACGTAATCTTTTgaaaagaaaattataatatttataaagcaAGTCCGGTTTGTTTTTGTCATATACAGAAATGGAGGTTACCAGACTTCACGCACGAAGGATTTGTAAATTATTAATACAACTGAGCATATTATTTATGTTCGTAAGTATTAGTTTGTTTAACTATCACAAGTCACAGTTATTTTCATAATATTTGATCAGATTTACCGCGATAAAGTAGGTACTACTAGCCCCGATGCATATGTTCATCATCTTGTCAGCATATTTATGTTGTTATGACGCAGCAGCATTATGAGGTTCTCCtatttgtacaaaaataatgttttacatAAAAAATCTATAATGTTTAAGATTCATACTATTGTAGATTAATTTTATatggaaatattttacaataacaacATTTAAATGTTACAAAAAATACCAATTAACGAAGCGGAAAAAAGAAACATTTACTTTTTCAAATTATTTCGGGTAGGAATTTATAACACATGTAGAAAGAGCTATTACTAAGTGAAGCAAGTGAAGCAACACTGCTCTGCCTGTGTACTAGCAATTTTTTTGAGCTTTTGCATGCAGAAGTGACGCATACAAATTTGatttcgatatatttttttaaagtccattttttcatcatttaaagattttaaagtctcatgtaattttataattattatttagtacgatcaaaataaacaagattaaACGTTATTATTATGGGTCCCATTACTGAGTcttttaatttgtttacttataaaaaatattataataaataaaatatttgtttttcacTGGATTTAAACCCCACTGCATCGGGGCCAGTACTTAAACATGCTTGGTTCCATTTATTATACTTTCTCTAATTATTTTTTCAGATTCATACATCACAGGGCATCAACCTTGGTCTTATCGCTGGTGACTTAAAGAGGTCTGGACCTGGACCCTTGGTAGTTCGAAAAGTATCACACCACTCGCCAGTCATCATTAATGTTAATCCCGGATTACCAAAACTTCCCGGTATACCAACTTTACTAAATCCTGTGCCAAAATCACCGAAACTTCCTTGTTTAGCATCTTTACCTCCAAAACCCTTTCCAAAGTTACCAGCAAAACCTCCGCCTAAACTTTTGAAGACCTCTAAATTGAAAAGGTCTCCATTAATACCTTCGCTTCCTCGACTGCCTGGTTTTCCACCACTTTTGCTACCTCATTTGATACCTCCCGTGATCCCCCGTTTGCCACTCCTTCCTGTTATACCACCTATAATGCCTGTGCCTACTTTGTTGCCGTTCCTGCCACCGCCGTTGCTCAGAGCTCCGAGATTGCCAACATTGTCACCATTTCGCCCGCTTAAATTACCAATTCTCGGGAAATCTCCACTGGAGAAAACATTAGGTACCGTGAAACTGCCGCTAACAGATAAAGGAATAAGAAGAAACATTTCTAAAGATCTTCTAGATCTAAAAATTAAAGGTTATTTGACTACTCCTGAATATTATAGATTTAAGAAACTATTACTTATTTAAGTAGGTTGTTTTGAACGAGGTtagattaaaataattatttttgcaggGATATTCCGACGTAAGTCAATTCTACGGCGACCTTTTAGTTTGTTATAATGTGTCTTTACTTGGGAAAACAGCGATATGGGATCAAAAGCTTCTTTGGCGGATTTGTGGACCAAGCCTACAATTATACTAATATTATAGATTATAATGAAAGTGACttatagcaaaaacaaattaagATTACCTATAGGCCAAGTTTCAGGATGACcagtaataaatatattagaatacctatttaattcctATTTAATGTTTTACTCGTGATAACGAATATCGTATAATGTTTTATAAACCATTATAAGAATAAATACAGGGATGGATGGTACAATAAATTGTTCgcctttttcttttaattttattttataataacatttaaaattaaataacaaaaggGTCATGTTAACCTAAACTAACATAATAACTTTATTATAATATCGGCGCATAACGTGTCCAATTAACAtcaatcaaatatacctacattaaacgaaacatattatttttcatttttaaaataataatgtacTATGTACTTTTTATCGAATACACACGACTCTTTCGTTATTAGGTAACACgatatcattgttttatttattttattagtacctacctacagcatTCCAATGGTTTATAcctaaaaagtacctacatttaaataaaGCATGCATCATTACATCGTTGTTGCTAAGggtataaaaagtataaattaaTATCAACACAATTTCTTATAGGTACGCCCAATTACAAATCAATGTTTGCTATTACATACAATATAACGCATCCAGATAATTCAGATCTAACGAATGCGCCGTTCTGGTGCTGCGTCTGCTTTACATTGCGCGATTTGTACTAGCCTTGCATGACTTGCGCTAACTAGGCGCGTAAtctaaacctgtgttgtgtacactaaagtgattactactgcTACTACTAAAGGGAACAAGGGCGCATTTGCCAGATCTGAAGACGCCATTTAGACCCGCCTTCACAATATTATATCAATAACATTTGACGGAAAGGTACAGCCTATAGACTGTCTTAATCTTATTCTAAATATCACTGTACCTTTCCTTCAAATGTTATATAGACTAACGTTTGTGGGTGTTTATAAACTAAGATTAAGTTGTAGTAAAAATCCTTTACAAAAATCATTATTTTACTCGTTTACAAtttttacgtatatattttcaaaatGTTATCAATTTACCCATCTAATCCTGGATATCACTGCACTATGTAGAGATCGAAAATATTCCCATAAAAAATCGGTGGTTTGACACCACGGTCTCTGAAAACACAGTGGTCCGCCAATTTCCAAACAACACTgccgtaggtacagtcgccatcagatatatcggagcggccaagttgctcacaaatatctaaacacgcctctattgtgaAGGCGtcagagtgcgtgttcagatatttttgagcaccttggctgctctgatatatctgattgTGACTGTAGGTATGTTGAGTTTATTCGTCTCAGGTGTTCACTTTTAATCGGCAGAACTTttagtatgggattttgag
The window above is part of the Cydia splendana chromosome 19, ilCydSple1.2, whole genome shotgun sequence genome. Proteins encoded here:
- the LOC134800118 gene encoding uncharacterized protein LOC134800118 — its product is MGGHFFWSSLGIFLLATSHIEACCSEKGLCLLETLKDLKECKKNALASLFKPKKISDDCLDGPPTILLMPANAPPPPVSPLLYASAPPPCLPPPLLFPPPPPPSIVLPAPPPCAALPALPPPPVYLQAPAPPPLLLPPPPPPLVLPAPPCAPPPLVLPAPSLPPCLLPPPPQVVYAAPPPPPPPPPQPLLLQAPPSPPPQLLMAPPPPPQQVLLQAPPPPPPQIVYQKPAAPPAPLLLQAPPPQYAPLPQYAPAPLALPPPVCPPPLFLPAPAPPPMYLSAPPPPPAYYPAPAPPCSCAPPPQPIPVKSFIVAPPIPCSLEPKPLPPCKCKCKYF
- the LOC134800026 gene encoding uncharacterized protein LOC134800026, with amino-acid sequence MEVTRLHARRICKLLIQLSILFMFIHTSQGINLGLIAGDLKRSGPGPLVVRKVSHHSPVIINVNPGLPKLPGIPTLLNPVPKSPKLPCLASLPPKPFPKLPAKPPPKLLKTSKLKRSPLIPSLPRLPGFPPLLLPHLIPPVIPRLPLLPVIPPIMPVPTLLPFLPPPLLRAPRLPTLSPFRPLKLPILGKSPLEKTLGTVKLPLTDKGIRRNISKDLLDLKIKGYLTTPEYYRFKKLLLI